A DNA window from Lagenorhynchus albirostris chromosome 5, mLagAlb1.1, whole genome shotgun sequence contains the following coding sequences:
- the COMMD2 gene encoding COMM domain-containing protein 2: MLLDLSEEHKEHLAFLPQVDSAVVAEFGRIAVEFLRRGSNPKIYEGAARKLSVSSDTVQHGVEGLIHLLTESSKLMISELDFQDSVFVLGFSEELNKLLLQLYLDNRKEVRTILSELAPDLPSYHSLEWRLDVQLASRSLRQQMKPSVTIKLHLNQNGDHNTQVLQTDPATLLHLVQQLEQALEEMKTNHCRRVVRNIK; encoded by the exons ATGCTGCTGGACCTGTCGGAGGAGCACAAGGAGCACCTGGCCTTCCTGCCGCAAGTGGACAGCGCGG TGGTCGCTGAGTTTGGGCGAATTGCGGTGGAGTTCCTGAGGCGCGGCTCTAACCCCAAGATCTACGAAGGCGCTGCGA gAAAACTCAGCGTGAGTAGTGACACTGTCCAACATGGTGTGGAAGGATTAATACACCTCCTCACTGAAAGTTCAAAGCTCATG ATTTCTGAACTGGATTTCCAAGACTCGGTTTTTGTTCTTGGATTCTCTGAGGAATTGAACAAATTGTTGCTGCAGCTTTATCTGGACAACAGAAAAGAGGTCAGAACTATCTTGAGTGAACTGGCACCAGACCTTCCCAGTTACCACAGCCTTGAATGGCGACTAGATGTACAG CTTGCAAGCAGAAGCCTCAGGCAACAGATGAAACCATCAGTGACTATAAAGCTGCACCTTAATCAGAACGGAGATCACAACACCCAAGTTCTGCAGACAGACCCAGCCACCCTGCTTCATTTGGTTCAGCAATTGGAACAAGCcttggaagaaatgaaaacaaaccacTGTAGGAGAGTTGTGCGCAATATCAAGTAG